The Acidobacteriota bacterium genome has a segment encoding these proteins:
- a CDS encoding NDP-sugar synthase produces the protein MRAMILAAGRGERLRPLTDACAKPALPVLHESLIVRVLKFLRREGVEHAVINLHHCPRSIRDALSESRARAQSFPEVEFSEEETLLGTAGGLLKARAVFEKEELFLLANGDCIYDFSLREAVARARRSTAAATLVCAPHRAEHTAVWRDTEGRVLAFGGDAPAAQAHASTFAGVHILRPDVFLKIPADRPCGIVRDVYLPLLEKGARIEALDAEGFWEELGTPRRFLEASRRFAGHLGKTLPLMHETASADLSARLEGFVVLERGARADEECFLENTIVLDDARVGRGARLRDCLVAPGASVEDGAEFREKVLTSAGAAEL, from the coding sequence GTGCGGGCCATGATTTTGGCGGCGGGCCGGGGCGAGCGGCTCCGTCCGCTCACCGACGCGTGCGCGAAGCCCGCCCTGCCGGTTCTCCACGAATCCCTCATCGTCCGGGTGCTGAAGTTCCTGCGGCGCGAGGGCGTCGAGCACGCCGTGATCAACCTTCACCACTGTCCCCGGAGCATCCGGGACGCCCTCAGTGAGTCCCGCGCTCGCGCGCAGAGTTTTCCCGAAGTCGAGTTCTCCGAGGAGGAAACGCTGCTCGGCACCGCGGGAGGTTTGCTCAAGGCGCGGGCGGTTTTTGAAAAGGAAGAATTGTTTCTCCTCGCAAACGGAGACTGCATCTACGATTTCTCCCTCCGCGAAGCCGTCGCCCGCGCCCGCCGAAGCACGGCGGCCGCCACGCTCGTCTGCGCGCCGCACCGCGCCGAGCACACGGCCGTCTGGCGCGACACGGAGGGCCGAGTCCTCGCGTTCGGAGGCGACGCACCCGCGGCACAGGCCCATGCCTCGACGTTCGCCGGCGTCCACATCCTGCGGCCGGACGTTTTCTTGAAAATTCCCGCCGACCGGCCGTGCGGCATCGTGCGGGACGTGTATCTCCCGCTTCTCGAAAAGGGCGCGCGCATCGAGGCCCTCGACGCGGAAGGGTTCTGGGAAGAACTGGGAACTCCCCGGCGTTTTCTCGAAGCCTCGCGCCGCTTCGCCGGGCACCTGGGAAAAACCCTGCCGCTCATGCACGAGACGGCCAGCGCGGACCTCTCGGCCCGGCTCGAAGGCTTCGTCGTCCTCGAGCGCGGGGCGCGCGCGGACGAGGAATGTTTTCTCGAAAACACGATCGTCTTAGACGACGCCCGCGTCGGACGGGGCGCCCGCCTCCGGGACTGCCTCGTGGCACCCGGCGCGAGCGTCGAGGACGGCGCGGAGTTTCGGGAAAAAGTTTTGACGAGCGCGGGGGCCGCGGAGCTCTGA
- the serS gene encoding serine--tRNA ligase, which yields MLDRHFVRENPDVVKKKFAERGLPPASVDAHLALDEKRRRMLQKVEELKHLKNTVSREIGELKKKGEDAEEKVAEMRRVGDDIAGMEEGVAAVDGEMLKIELAMPNLQDDSVPVGTTSENNAEIRKWGEPPEFSFEPRPHWEVGEGLGILDFERAAKIAGARFALLRGAGARMERALIDFMLDIHTREHGYEEVLPPFMVNRESLIGTGQLPKFERDLFGVHDSGYYLVPTAEVPVTNIHRGEILDEAALPVKYAAYTPCFRSEAGSYGKDTRGYIRQHQFNKVELVKLATPETSFDELESLTENAEEILKRLRLHYRIVSLCSGDLGFASAKTYDLEVWLPSEKGYKEISSCSNFTDFQARRAALRYRPGAGKSKARFVHTLNGSGLAVGRTLVAVLEQCQNEDGTVTVPGALRPYMDGLERVERA from the coding sequence ATGCTCGACCGCCATTTCGTCCGGGAAAACCCGGACGTCGTCAAGAAAAAATTCGCAGAGCGCGGCCTCCCCCCGGCGAGCGTGGACGCCCACCTGGCGCTCGACGAGAAGCGCCGCCGGATGCTCCAGAAGGTGGAGGAGCTCAAGCACCTCAAGAACACCGTCTCCAGGGAGATCGGCGAGCTCAAGAAGAAGGGGGAGGACGCCGAGGAGAAGGTCGCGGAGATGCGCCGCGTGGGCGACGACATCGCCGGGATGGAGGAGGGCGTGGCGGCGGTGGACGGGGAGATGCTGAAGATCGAGCTCGCCATGCCCAACCTCCAGGACGATAGCGTTCCCGTCGGAACGACGAGCGAGAACAACGCCGAGATTCGCAAGTGGGGGGAGCCGCCGGAATTCTCGTTCGAGCCCCGGCCCCACTGGGAGGTCGGCGAGGGGCTGGGGATTCTGGATTTCGAGCGCGCGGCCAAGATCGCGGGGGCGCGCTTCGCCCTGCTGCGCGGAGCGGGGGCGCGGATGGAGCGCGCGCTCATCGACTTCATGCTCGACATACACACGCGCGAGCACGGCTACGAGGAGGTTCTTCCGCCCTTCATGGTCAACCGCGAGAGCCTCATAGGCACGGGGCAGCTTCCGAAGTTTGAGCGTGACCTCTTCGGCGTGCACGATTCCGGCTACTACCTCGTCCCCACGGCCGAGGTGCCCGTGACGAACATCCACCGCGGCGAGATCCTCGACGAGGCGGCGCTTCCCGTCAAGTACGCCGCCTACACGCCGTGCTTCCGAAGCGAGGCCGGCTCCTACGGCAAGGACACGCGCGGCTACATCCGCCAGCACCAGTTCAACAAGGTCGAGCTCGTGAAACTTGCGACGCCCGAGACCTCCTTCGACGAGCTCGAATCGCTCACCGAAAACGCCGAGGAGATCCTGAAGCGCCTTCGCCTGCACTACCGCATCGTCTCGCTCTGCTCGGGCGACCTGGGCTTCGCCTCGGCGAAGACCTACGACCTCGAGGTGTGGCTTCCCTCGGAGAAGGGCTACAAGGAGATTTCCTCCTGCTCCAATTTCACGGACTTCCAGGCGCGCCGCGCCGCCCTCCGCTACCGCCCAGGCGCGGGCAAGTCGAAGGCGCGCTTCGTGCACACCCTCAACGGCTCGGGCCTCGCCGTGGGCCGGACGCTCGTCGCCGTACTGGAGCAGTGCCAGAACGAGGACGGCACCGTCACGGTTCCCGGGGCGCTGCGCCCCTACATGGACGGGCTGGAGCGCGTCGAGCGGGCATGA
- a CDS encoding cyclic nucleotide-binding domain-containing protein, with amino-acid sequence MALWKRDRDPHELLAKGRYKEAVEGFKKLLKRDSDNVGLRIKLGDALVAIGSKDDGIRCYEKAAGLYAERGFLLKAVALQKKILKLDPTREESLKQIAQMAQAPPPPKLAALEATRPSAPRPKVKAEVPPKAAALEATRPSIPQAEVQAAEIPTQEIAREEMEAAAAKVSESEGPPPPVAEPREEAIALGAAAKQSYIKARVPLFSDLPPEEFGAFVKGLKHHAESAGAVIVREGAVGNSMFVISEGSVQVRTRDQHGEDVVLTDLDEGDFFGEVSLLKGVRRTATIVALKDVELLEMTKKDLDRISKKYPFIMKTVENFYAERVQHTVETLQQKAKL; translated from the coding sequence ATGGCACTTTGGAAAAGAGACCGCGACCCCCACGAGCTTCTCGCCAAGGGAAGGTACAAGGAGGCGGTGGAGGGATTCAAAAAGCTCCTCAAGAGGGATTCCGACAACGTCGGCCTGCGCATCAAGCTGGGCGACGCCCTGGTCGCTATCGGCTCCAAGGACGACGGCATCCGCTGTTACGAGAAAGCGGCGGGGCTGTATGCCGAAAGAGGGTTTCTGCTGAAGGCCGTCGCCCTTCAGAAGAAGATTCTGAAGCTGGATCCCACCCGCGAGGAGAGCCTCAAGCAGATTGCCCAGATGGCCCAGGCGCCGCCGCCCCCGAAACTGGCGGCGCTCGAAGCCACGCGTCCTTCCGCGCCGCGGCCCAAGGTGAAGGCCGAGGTGCCTCCGAAAGCGGCGGCGCTCGAAGCCACGCGTCCTTCCATTCCCCAAGCCGAGGTCCAGGCCGCGGAGATTCCGACGCAGGAGATCGCCCGGGAGGAAATGGAGGCCGCCGCCGCGAAAGTGTCCGAAAGCGAGGGCCCGCCCCCACCTGTCGCGGAGCCGCGCGAGGAAGCGATCGCCCTCGGCGCGGCCGCGAAGCAGTCCTACATCAAGGCGCGGGTTCCGCTGTTTTCGGACCTCCCCCCCGAGGAGTTCGGCGCGTTCGTGAAGGGACTCAAGCATCATGCCGAGTCGGCCGGCGCGGTCATCGTCCGGGAGGGCGCTGTCGGAAATTCCATGTTCGTCATCAGCGAGGGCTCGGTGCAGGTGCGGACGCGCGACCAACACGGGGAGGACGTGGTTCTCACGGACCTTGACGAGGGGGATTTCTTCGGCGAGGTCTCGCTCCTCAAGGGCGTGCGCCGCACCGCGACGATCGTCGCCCTCAAGGACGTCGAGCTTCTCGAGATGACCAAGAAGGACCTGGACCGCATCTCGAAAAAATACCCCTTCATTATGAAGACGGTCGAGAACTTCTACGCCGAGCGCGTACAGCACACCGTCGAAACGCTCCAGCAGAAAGCGAAGCTCTGA
- a CDS encoding aminotransferase class III-fold pyridoxal phosphate-dependent enzyme, which produces MYLVSEVFSGISVERAEEVVRELYGFPVRARPLTGEHNYNFHVRDDEGREFVLKIHPEKENLDGLDFEDQVQERLAERIPSVSWPRVQPTTGGERLAFIRDGDGARRPARLLTYLPGKILGEVEPHSPGLLRGLGRFVGNIDRALEGFSHPAMHRDNEWYVDNSPAIIREELKEHSPSRRAILETFLERFERCTAPVLRGLRTAVIHNDANDMNTVVSLTPEGELEVSGLVDFGDMVHTYTVCEPAIAASYVPLEKEEPLAAAAHVVRGYHEAYPLTEQEADVLFDLICMRICTEVSLASFRRRLNPANEYNYLAEEPGWETLEKLVEVRPELATGVLREACGLPPCAKTQRVVRWLEKERDRIGPLTEPDVRNSSRVVLDLSVGSPDLPGDPANMGCEELTRLLAERMKEAGAAVGIGRYDEARLLHTGKSPPLPADELPEHRTVHLGLDLFLEAGSSVLAPLDGTVHSLGDNADDAGGGPTLILEHSTGKDSATFFTLYSNLSRDSLRERREGDRVRRGDALGRVGASSENGDRPPHLHFQVVSDLMGRKGNFPHAARPGERDVWLGFCPDPNLVAGLPEEELAGGAMTTEEVRDRRQRALGEFLYTNYRRPLHFVRGYGQFLYDDEGRAYVDAVNNVPHVGHSHPRVVRAARRQMAVLNTNTRYLHGHVVRYAERLAHSMPEPLRRCTFVSSGSEANELALRLARAHTGGTDVIVHEGVYHGLTCALTDISPAEVDDFGREGGAAEHVHLVPPPDTYRGKYRRDDPDAGRKYAADVAGTIKKLQAKGKKLAAFFSESHPCSPGLIFPPRGYMEEVYRAVHEAGGVFVSDQVQVGFGRLGTHFWGFEENGVVPDVVTMGKPIGNGHPIGAVVTTPELAASLAAKTGFFSTTGGNPVSCAVGLAVLDVLEDEKLQEHALRVGKRLLEGLEELKKDFSIIGDVRGSGLYHGIELVLNPETLEPAEDEATYVTERLKDHGILVAVEGLLFNVIKIRPPMPFSEQDADRLVETLDKILDEDLAQVD; this is translated from the coding sequence ATGTACCTCGTTAGTGAAGTTTTTTCCGGCATCTCCGTCGAGAGGGCGGAGGAAGTGGTCCGGGAGCTCTACGGCTTCCCGGTCCGCGCGCGCCCGCTGACCGGCGAGCACAACTATAACTTCCACGTCCGGGACGACGAGGGGCGCGAGTTCGTGCTGAAGATCCATCCGGAGAAAGAGAACCTGGACGGACTGGACTTCGAGGACCAGGTCCAGGAGAGACTCGCCGAGCGCATCCCCTCGGTGAGCTGGCCGCGCGTCCAGCCGACGACGGGCGGGGAAAGGCTGGCGTTCATCCGGGACGGCGACGGGGCCAGGCGTCCCGCGCGGCTGCTGACCTACCTTCCGGGAAAAATCCTGGGCGAGGTGGAGCCCCACAGCCCGGGCCTGCTCCGGGGCCTGGGCCGGTTCGTCGGAAACATCGACCGGGCGCTCGAGGGATTCTCCCACCCCGCGATGCACCGGGACAACGAGTGGTACGTCGACAACTCCCCCGCCATCATCCGGGAAGAGCTCAAAGAGCACTCCCCTTCGCGGCGGGCGATCCTGGAGACGTTTCTCGAGCGGTTCGAAAGGTGCACGGCCCCCGTCCTTCGGGGCCTGCGCACCGCCGTCATCCACAACGACGCGAACGACATGAACACGGTCGTGTCGCTGACGCCGGAGGGCGAGCTCGAGGTTTCCGGGCTCGTCGACTTCGGCGACATGGTGCACACCTACACGGTGTGCGAGCCCGCGATCGCAGCGAGCTACGTGCCGCTCGAAAAGGAGGAGCCCCTCGCGGCGGCGGCCCACGTCGTGCGGGGCTACCACGAGGCGTACCCCCTGACGGAGCAGGAGGCGGACGTCCTCTTCGACCTCATCTGCATGCGGATTTGCACGGAGGTCTCGCTCGCGTCCTTCCGCAGGAGGCTGAACCCGGCGAACGAGTACAACTACCTCGCCGAGGAGCCCGGCTGGGAAACCCTGGAGAAGCTTGTGGAGGTCCGCCCGGAGCTCGCGACCGGCGTCCTCCGCGAGGCGTGCGGCCTGCCTCCCTGCGCGAAAACCCAGCGCGTCGTCCGGTGGCTCGAAAAAGAGCGCGACCGCATCGGCCCGCTGACGGAGCCGGACGTCCGGAACTCCTCCCGCGTCGTCCTCGACCTGAGCGTCGGCAGCCCCGACCTTCCCGGCGACCCGGCGAACATGGGCTGCGAGGAGCTCACGCGCCTGCTCGCCGAGAGGATGAAGGAGGCGGGCGCCGCGGTCGGCATAGGCCGCTACGACGAGGCCCGGCTCCTCCACACCGGGAAATCTCCCCCGCTCCCCGCCGACGAGCTGCCCGAGCACCGCACCGTCCACCTGGGGCTCGACCTCTTCCTCGAAGCGGGTTCCTCTGTCCTCGCGCCGCTCGACGGAACCGTCCACAGCCTCGGCGACAACGCGGACGACGCGGGCGGCGGCCCGACGCTCATCCTCGAGCACTCGACGGGGAAGGACTCGGCGACGTTCTTCACGCTGTACTCGAACCTGAGCCGCGACTCCCTCAGGGAACGGCGCGAGGGCGACCGCGTCCGCAGGGGCGACGCGCTGGGCCGCGTCGGCGCTTCTTCCGAGAACGGCGACCGCCCCCCGCACCTTCACTTCCAGGTCGTGAGCGACCTGATGGGCCGCAAAGGAAATTTTCCCCATGCGGCCCGCCCGGGCGAGCGCGACGTGTGGCTCGGCTTCTGCCCCGACCCGAACCTCGTCGCCGGCCTGCCTGAGGAGGAGCTCGCGGGCGGCGCTATGACGACGGAGGAGGTGCGCGACCGCCGCCAACGCGCCCTAGGAGAATTCCTCTACACCAATTACCGCAGGCCGCTCCACTTCGTGCGCGGCTACGGGCAGTTCCTCTACGACGACGAGGGGCGCGCCTACGTCGACGCCGTCAACAACGTGCCGCACGTCGGGCACTCGCACCCCCGCGTGGTGCGGGCGGCGCGGCGGCAGATGGCGGTCCTGAACACCAACACGCGCTACCTGCACGGGCACGTCGTGCGCTACGCCGAGCGCCTGGCGCACTCCATGCCCGAGCCGCTGCGGAGGTGCACGTTCGTGAGCTCGGGGAGCGAGGCGAACGAGCTCGCGCTGCGCCTCGCGCGCGCGCACACCGGGGGCACCGACGTCATCGTGCACGAGGGCGTCTACCACGGCCTCACGTGCGCCCTCACCGACATCAGCCCCGCCGAGGTCGACGACTTCGGCCGGGAGGGCGGCGCGGCCGAGCACGTGCACCTGGTCCCTCCTCCGGACACGTACCGGGGGAAATACCGCCGCGACGACCCCGACGCCGGCAGGAAGTACGCGGCGGACGTGGCCGGGACGATAAAGAAATTGCAGGCGAAGGGGAAAAAACTCGCGGCGTTCTTCAGCGAGTCGCATCCCTGCTCCCCGGGCCTGATATTCCCCCCGCGCGGATACATGGAGGAAGTGTACCGCGCGGTGCACGAGGCGGGCGGCGTCTTCGTGTCGGACCAGGTGCAGGTCGGCTTCGGCCGCCTCGGGACGCACTTCTGGGGGTTCGAGGAGAACGGCGTGGTGCCCGACGTCGTGACCATGGGAAAACCCATCGGGAACGGCCACCCGATCGGCGCGGTGGTGACGACGCCCGAGCTCGCGGCCTCGCTCGCCGCGAAGACCGGCTTCTTCAGCACCACCGGCGGCAACCCCGTCTCGTGCGCCGTCGGGCTGGCGGTGCTCGACGTCCTCGAGGACGAAAAATTGCAGGAGCACGCCCTGCGGGTGGGGAAAAGGCTCCTCGAGGGCCTGGAGGAGCTGAAGAAGGATTTTTCCATCATCGGCGACGTGAGGGGGAGCGGCCTGTACCACGGCATCGAGCTCGTCCTGAACCCGGAGACGCTCGAGCCCGCCGAGGATGAGGCCACGTACGTCACCGAGCGGCTGAAGGACCACGGCATCCTCGTCGCCGTCGAGGGCCTCCTCTTCAACGTCATCAAGATCCGGCCGCCCATGCCCTTCTCCGAGCAGGACGCCGACCGCCTGGTCGAGACGCTCGACAAGATCCTCGACGAAGACCTGGCTCAGGTGGACTAG
- a CDS encoding protein tyrosine phosphatase family protein, whose translation MRTRIRNFFELNENVKSGAQPTPEDLEDLSGQGCRAVLNLRAPGEEGELADERERVEALGMRYDRVPVTQRILTPESVEAFGKAVAEGEKPLFVHCGAGNRCSAMWLLHRVLNEGAPRERALEEARTMGLDPSVERPVLALLDEFGKNK comes from the coding sequence ATGAGAACGCGGATCCGCAATTTCTTTGAATTGAACGAGAACGTCAAATCGGGGGCGCAGCCGACGCCCGAGGACCTCGAAGACCTGTCCGGGCAGGGCTGCCGCGCCGTCTTGAACCTGCGCGCCCCGGGCGAGGAGGGCGAGCTTGCGGACGAGCGGGAGCGGGTGGAGGCGCTCGGGATGCGCTACGACCGCGTCCCCGTCACGCAGCGGATCCTCACGCCCGAGAGCGTAGAGGCGTTCGGCAAGGCCGTGGCCGAAGGGGAAAAGCCCCTCTTCGTGCACTGCGGCGCGGGAAACCGGTGCAGCGCCATGTGGCTCCTGCACCGCGTGCTGAACGAGGGGGCGCCCCGGGAGCGGGCGCTCGAAGAGGCGCGCACCATGGGCCTCGACCCGAGCGTGGAGCGGCCCGTGCTGGCGCTGCTCGACGAGTTTGGAAAAAACAAATAG
- a CDS encoding transglycosylase SLT domain-containing protein codes for MPIARMLRCVRTGAFAAMACTLIVSASPGSEDAPGPAEAAEDSSSWAERARETLLEAAAMEGTEAARALAGLREANPALFSANRLPLAEAAHLERAGRLEEALSLYEAYPADDPLAPHARYRALLVRDELGRAEPKTRARALERAVFEYLEKNPRGLFRNEATLLLARRLTAPEEDLPPGADRQRKKKSIDSLERLLRFRSLSKAVRREIGYGILHHRVARDSHKEAASRLLRFLRERDSDDWALRAAREFVERFPGAKKARPEELAWFLAKVFYNNREFEEAENRFAAFVEEYPRSRNRSEALFLRGQALVQQKRFPEARAVFEELAASKEWAARAAYQEALILEQEGLFPEAVRSLSEALKRFPRSSKRDSLHAKLVALHRRAGEEEKALRALKEIRPGGENRLWERLMFERGVELSFSEDSGEENGENASALFEEVLRRTPLASYKEEAAFRLGRLAERDGDEDEARRRYVRVLDANPSGYFSDFIVRESGCLWAGGDEKGSESFALARSLREAPRSPPGAEETPALSEISLDGTLGRARYLTALGLSEWGAHELRHHLRAGRPISLADLRDAALCAREAGDYRLLVRLAGRTASGEPPEVRADLLLRRALYPLPYWEFLWSIACRDGVDPYLVAAVMREESRFDPRAKSWAAARGLMQFIPSTARHYAALLDITFENEDALYDPQTAIRLGSRYLADLLEMFDGNFSHAVAAYNAGEHRVEEWRDSLRSDDPTEFLARIPYLQTRNYVKRVLNSYGHYRSTYGGSPCGP; via the coding sequence ATGCCCATCGCACGAATGCTTCGGTGTGTTCGCACGGGTGCGTTCGCCGCCATGGCCTGCACCCTGATCGTCTCGGCGAGCCCCGGTTCGGAAGACGCACCCGGGCCTGCGGAAGCGGCGGAAGATTCTTCCTCCTGGGCCGAACGCGCACGGGAAACGCTCCTGGAGGCGGCGGCCATGGAGGGGACCGAAGCGGCGCGGGCGCTCGCGGGGCTTCGGGAAGCGAACCCGGCCCTCTTCTCCGCAAACCGCCTTCCGCTCGCCGAGGCCGCACACCTCGAGAGGGCGGGCCGCCTCGAAGAAGCGCTCTCGCTCTATGAAGCGTATCCCGCGGACGACCCGCTCGCCCCCCATGCGCGCTATCGCGCCCTCCTGGTTCGCGACGAGCTCGGACGCGCCGAGCCCAAGACCCGGGCGAGGGCGCTCGAGCGCGCCGTCTTCGAGTATCTTGAAAAGAATCCGCGCGGGCTTTTCCGCAACGAGGCGACACTTCTCCTCGCGCGCCGCCTTACGGCCCCGGAGGAAGACCTTCCGCCCGGGGCGGACCGCCAGCGCAAGAAAAAATCCATCGACTCGCTGGAGCGCCTCCTGCGCTTCCGCTCGCTTTCGAAAGCCGTCCGGCGCGAGATCGGCTACGGGATTCTGCACCATCGCGTTGCGCGGGATTCGCACAAGGAGGCGGCCTCGCGCCTCCTCCGCTTCCTGCGCGAGCGTGACTCGGACGACTGGGCGCTTCGGGCCGCGAGGGAATTCGTGGAGCGTTTTCCCGGAGCGAAAAAGGCGCGCCCTGAAGAGCTCGCCTGGTTTCTCGCCAAGGTGTTTTACAACAACCGGGAGTTTGAAGAAGCCGAGAACCGTTTCGCCGCCTTCGTGGAAGAATATCCGCGCTCGCGCAACCGGAGCGAAGCGCTCTTCCTGCGCGGGCAGGCGCTCGTCCAGCAAAAGCGCTTCCCGGAAGCGCGCGCCGTCTTCGAGGAGCTCGCGGCGTCCAAGGAGTGGGCCGCACGCGCCGCCTACCAGGAAGCTCTTATCTTGGAGCAAGAAGGTCTTTTCCCGGAGGCCGTTCGCTCCCTGTCGGAAGCACTCAAACGCTTCCCCCGGAGCAGCAAGCGCGACAGCCTCCACGCCAAGCTGGTCGCCCTTCACCGCAGGGCGGGTGAAGAGGAGAAGGCGCTGCGGGCGCTCAAGGAAATTCGGCCTGGCGGCGAAAACCGCCTCTGGGAGCGCCTGATGTTCGAGCGCGGCGTCGAGCTTTCCTTCTCCGAAGACTCGGGCGAGGAAAACGGTGAGAACGCCTCCGCGCTGTTCGAGGAGGTGCTCCGGCGCACTCCTCTCGCATCCTACAAGGAGGAAGCCGCCTTCCGGCTCGGGCGCCTGGCCGAGCGGGACGGCGACGAGGACGAGGCTCGGCGGCGGTACGTGCGCGTCCTCGACGCGAACCCGAGCGGATACTTCTCTGATTTCATCGTCCGGGAAAGCGGCTGCCTCTGGGCGGGCGGCGACGAAAAAGGAAGCGAGTCGTTCGCGCTGGCGCGCTCGCTGCGCGAAGCGCCGCGCTCCCCGCCCGGCGCGGAGGAAACGCCCGCCCTTTCCGAAATATCGCTCGACGGCACCCTGGGGCGGGCGCGCTACTTGACGGCCCTCGGACTGAGCGAATGGGGCGCGCACGAACTGCGGCACCATCTCCGCGCGGGCAGGCCGATCTCACTCGCCGACCTGCGCGACGCGGCGCTCTGCGCCCGCGAGGCCGGCGATTACCGCCTCCTGGTGCGGCTGGCCGGGCGCACAGCCTCCGGTGAACCACCCGAGGTGCGGGCCGACCTCTTGCTCCGCCGCGCCCTCTATCCCCTTCCCTACTGGGAATTTCTCTGGAGCATCGCGTGCCGCGACGGCGTCGACCCCTACCTGGTCGCCGCCGTGATGCGCGAGGAGAGCCGCTTCGATCCCCGCGCCAAGTCCTGGGCCGCGGCGCGGGGCCTTATGCAGTTCATTCCCTCGACGGCGCGGCACTACGCCGCCCTCCTGGACATCACGTTCGAGAACGAGGACGCGCTCTACGATCCGCAGACGGCCATCCGCCTCGGCTCGCGCTACCTGGCCGACCTTCTGGAGATGTTCGACGGGAATTTTTCCCATGCCGTCGCGGCCTACAACGCGGGCGAGCACCGCGTCGAGGAGTGGCGCGATAGCCTTCGAAGCGACGACCCGACGGAATTCCTGGCGCGCATTCCCTATCTCCAGACGCGCAACTACGTCAAACGCGTCCTCAACTCCTACGGGCACTACCGGTCGACCTACGGAGGCTCGCCGTGCGGGCCATGA
- the def gene encoding peptide deformylase: MAARDVVLYGDPVLRRRADAVAEVGPEVAQLLQDMVETMHREPGVGLAAPQVGVSKRLIVVDVSAGEDARKILKLVNPKILLEGGEQTGEEGCLSFPGIFLDVTRPLRVRIEALNEHGWPLCVEGEGFLARALHHELDHVEGRLFIDRVSLLVRERTKRKIKRRQREGEWSTEFAGRRAGAL, encoded by the coding sequence ATGGCCGCCCGCGACGTGGTTCTATACGGCGATCCCGTGCTCCGGCGAAGGGCCGACGCCGTGGCGGAAGTCGGTCCCGAGGTGGCACAGCTGCTGCAAGACATGGTCGAGACGATGCACCGCGAGCCGGGCGTGGGCCTCGCCGCGCCGCAGGTCGGCGTCTCGAAGCGCCTCATCGTCGTGGACGTCTCGGCGGGTGAGGACGCCAGGAAGATTTTGAAGCTCGTCAATCCGAAGATCCTTCTCGAGGGCGGCGAGCAGACGGGCGAGGAGGGCTGCCTGAGCTTTCCCGGCATTTTTCTCGACGTGACCCGCCCGCTCCGCGTGCGCATCGAGGCGCTCAACGAGCACGGGTGGCCCCTCTGCGTCGAGGGCGAGGGCTTCCTCGCGCGCGCCCTCCACCACGAGCTCGACCACGTCGAGGGCCGCCTCTTCATCGACCGCGTGAGCCTCCTCGTGCGCGAGCGCACGAAGCGCAAGATCAAGCGCCGCCAGCGCGAGGGCGAGTGGAGCACGGAGTTTGCGGGCCGCCGCGCCGGGGCGCTGTAG
- a CDS encoding bifunctional nuclease family protein: protein MQIKMSLKGLMVDPVTKTPIVVLRDESGKRILPIWIGIFEANAIALEVEHIKTPRPMTHDLIKSLLQQTGASITKVAITGLVDSTYYALITLDVNGAAVEMDSRPSDAIALALRAGAPIYADEEVLEKSKTMAVKDDQERSERIRKWLESLDPEDLGKYEM, encoded by the coding sequence ATGCAGATAAAGATGTCGCTTAAAGGCTTGATGGTCGACCCGGTGACAAAGACGCCCATCGTGGTTTTGCGCGACGAGAGCGGCAAGCGCATTCTTCCCATCTGGATCGGCATTTTCGAGGCCAACGCCATTGCCCTCGAGGTGGAGCACATCAAGACGCCGCGTCCCATGACCCATGATTTGATCAAGAGCCTGCTGCAGCAGACCGGCGCGTCCATCACCAAGGTCGCCATCACGGGCCTCGTCGACAGCACCTATTACGCCCTCATCACGCTTGACGTGAACGGCGCCGCCGTCGAGATGGACTCGCGCCCGAGCGACGCCATCGCGCTCGCCCTTCGGGCGGGTGCCCCCATATACGCCGACGAGGAGGTGCTCGAAAAGTCCAAAACCATGGCGGTCAAGGACGACCAGGAGCGTTCCGAGCGCATCCGAAAGTGGCTTGAGAGCCTCGACCCGGAGGACCTCGGCAAGTACGAGATGTGA